Genomic DNA from Hordeum vulgare subsp. vulgare chromosome 2H, MorexV3_pseudomolecules_assembly, whole genome shotgun sequence:
ATTGATTTTTTGAAGACACGAACATTTTGGAATTTGAAATAAATTTGACaatgggaacatttttcaaaatttgcataTGGGAACATTTCTTGAAATAAATTTTGAAATGCGAACATTTCTCAAAATGTTAATATATTTGAGACAATAAAAAAAATTTCAAATTCGTAAACAAAATTTCAAAATTGTAAATATTTTGTGAATCTGCTAATATATTTTGAAATTAAGAACATTTATCAAATTGTGAGAAAAATTATCAAATTATAAATACTTTTTGAATCTGCAATAAAATTTGAAActgagaacattttttgaattatgaaTAAATTGAAtgatgaacaaatttcaaattcataATCAAAATTATAAaatgtgaacatttttcaaattccaataATACGTTTTCAAAATACAGAAAATGTTTTAAGAtcgaaaacattttttgaaaatgtaaaaacattttttgaaaatccagatcATTTTGTTAAagagaaacagaaaaaaaagaaacagaaaagaagaaaaaaggaagaaaacagATTCAGTAAAACTTCTGCAAGTTttcaaaaactgaaaaaaaggttcccaaaaccgggaAGTTGAAACCCGCTAAATGAGGCAGCCCATTTAAAATCGCTCTGTTGTCCTCCTTGTGCGAACCCGCAAAATCACTTCGCACAGAACGGCGAATAGAAAATTCCGGCTTTGTATGACCTATCAATATAGTACACCCTGACTATAACAGGTCATTGTAGCGGGCGGTTTTAATACTTTTTTTCGATTTGATTCTTTGTTAATACAATATTATTGTACAAAATTAAATAATTTTTGAATTGTGAAGTAAATTTAAAATACATGACATTTCTCGAAGAACATAAATATTTTCTGATATTTGAATTATTTGTCAAACAGAGATCACATTTGGAAACTTGATTTCAAAAGAAATCACTGATTTTCTTGACAGAATTTTTTCTGTCTTTgtaattttataaaaaaaattgtaaattttctgaacaattttgaaaaaccaaGTGCTGATGGAATTTCAAAAAATAATTTTATCAAAAGCTTATGAATTTGTTTTTTATCAAAAGCTTATGAATTTGTTTATCAAAACAAACATcaggaaaaaatgaaaatgaaagaaaaatGATCTAAACCGGTCAGAAACTTCCTAGAAGGGCcggtaaagaaaagaaaaacaaaaaacaggaagaacatggaaaaaacataagCTTCTAGAATGTTCCTAAGAGCGATAAAATAACAAAACAGTAAAACCCAAATTGGTAAATTACGGTGGCTACCAATGGGCGGCCCCATCACGGGCGGCCCTGTTTACTTGTCTTTAACGAACGGGAACTATTTCACGCTTGATGCGTCGAATAGGATTTGTCTGAATATGAGATCATACCGTGAAAATTTATATTCCGGCCAATCCATGTCAATTATCGTTGAATTAGTATAACTTAATTATCGCTAATCCAGTGTAAGGTTGTATTAAATCATTGACAAATAATATGAATAAGAGGGAGCAGGGCCGGACCCATAGTAGTGTGAAAGTGCCTCCCACACAGGGTCCATACTTTTGGAGTCCAAATTTTTTATATAGCCATAGTATAAAATCACTGTTCGAGGAGTATTTTTTATCAAAAATCACTCTTACCTTTTTAGGTTGGGACAAGAGGCGCGTTGTATGTGTGTCATTTATTGCAATATGGGAGTTTTTCTTGTTTTCGTAGATCTGTATTTTCAAAACGTGTTATCACTTAAACCGTACGTTTTGAACCGTTTTGATTGTTGggtttctcgcgtcgagatcttcaaaattagattccatgttgataggttttgatgaactttttttcacgaAAAAAGTTGGAGGAAAAAATTGGACGGAAAAACCGTGCTTATCAtgatagaaaaaaaatgaaaaaaaacgtgttttttcatTTCCGGAAGGCACGGCCATGCCTCTCAAAAATGCAAAACCGCGCCTCTcgcgaaaaaaaaacaaaacaaaaaacgagttatttccgtttccgcaagGCATGTTTCCGCAAGGCATgtccgtgcctctcgcggaagcaaaactgtCTCTCTCGTGAAAAAACACGTTTTTCTATTCTGAGAGGCATGGCCATACCTCTCGtgaaagcaaaatcgtgcctctctagaaaggaaaaccgtgtctctcgcaaaaaaaaaatgttttcatTTTCGTAAGGCACGGCCATGGctctcacggaagcaaaaccgtgtctcttggaaaatgaaaattaaaaaGCACTTCATTTCGTTTTCAAAAGACATGgtcgtgcctctcacgaaagAAAAATGTGTGCCTTAataaaaaaaaaaccaaaaaacacGTTTTCTCACTAAATTTTTGTTCTCAGAAAACTAAGAAAGTCCGTGAAAACCGAAACACAAAAAACCTCGAAAAAAACCAttctaaaattttgagaacgcgtgcagaaaaataaagaaataaaatacGAAAAAAACACTCAGAATGCGACACGTGGGAGTGCTAGTTGCTCTCGCCATAGTATTTCTAAAATAAAAGCCTAGGCACTGGACCATTGGGCGTTGTGCCTAAGTCGAGGTCGTCGAGCGCTGGTACTCGTCCGCCTGTCACTTGATGGATAGTTCTAGATAAAATGAAAACTGCTCCATCTATCAATCGATGGAGAAGGAATTGCTCGACCGTTCTTTTGAAAAAAGTAAACTGTTCTATCCAAAAAAAGGGATTGCTATAGGCCTACAACAGTCGATCGGGATGGCATCCATCGGGAAACCAGAACAATAGTCATGTTCGCGTCGCTATAGGAATCGAGATCGTCTCCTCGATCACCGCTTTCGCTCCATGAGAGCGAACAGATTtcaatcgttgtcgtcgtcttcgtagcTTCCTCTCCTAATTTTCAGGAATCGTTATTTCAGGCCGCTGCCGCTGCAGTCCTCTCGGAGTCGCTACAAGAAAAGAGATCGCCTCGTCGGATCAATCCGTGACCGATTAGCTGACTCCAGCCTCCAGGTGCTTAGCGAATTCTTCGTTTCGATTAACTTCGGTTCCTACTCCAGTATTCCTAATTTTCAAATTAACTTTTGGCAGGAAGCGTTACTTTGTTAAAGATCGGTTCTTATCTTCAATTGTTATGTAAGATATTATATTATAAAAAATTCAGCATACATACATCATGAAAgtacgttatatcaactagaaaaTGATGAATATACGATTTTTATCAATTTTTCACAGAGAAAATTCCTTCTAAGAAAATTGCTCAGTCACGAACGGCGAGTAGCGAATTAAGTATTCAGACGAACGCGCAACACATCAATAATGTAGTCTCCAGGATGGAATGAAACAGACAATTTGTACAAATAGCATCTTCAGTATATGCAGGTAAAGAACGAGTGAAGCGAAGAATTTGGGATGAGATAATTATGAAAGTCTTCTTCAACCCACTTACACATTATAGTTACTCGTTAGTTAATTTTTTAGTGAGACATATCGCACGTTTTAGTTTCGCAGAGGGTCCGTATTTTGCCGGCCCGGCCCTGAGAGGGAGTAATTCTGTAATTTTGATTGTAGCGAATGCTTGGTGAACAATGGAAGTAAATTCCCGAGAAAACAACGAACACGTGAATGAACTCTGGTTAGTTAATTACCAGGAGAGGATGAAGAAGATGCCGGAGAAGGAGCGCCAGCGGCTGGGCTTAAGCGCGCGGCCGTAGCAGAAGCACCGGCTGGCGGCCATGGCGACGGCCTGCCCCGCCATCAGCAGGAGGAGCGCGCCGGGGCCGTACCACGCCGACGCGTCCGTCTCGTGTCCGTACAGGCAGAAGGGCCTCTCGGGTTCGTCGTCGAACACCAACACGTTCACGTACGCCTGCACTTTCCCCAATCAGAAAATCCTAATGTTAAGCATATGTACGTACATATACAGGAGTACTTGCTTACCGTTCTCCGGGGCAGCTCTCCGGCGATGGCGAGGACGAAGGCGAGGAGGTCCAGGGCGAGCACCAGGCCGAGCACCATGGACGCCATGGGTCGCTCGCCCAGCCGGCCGTTGGGAACACGCCCGTGCTGGTTGGATTGAACGActatactttcctttggaaacgcCATGGAATGGACGGCTTTTGCCGTTTTCTTCTGTAGCAAAACGACGAACCCATGCGCCGGCCAGGGGCGGAGCTACTCTTGTGTACGTACCTTGATGCGcagtctttttttctttctttctttgcaGCGATCAGCTCTTAAAATTAGTATAGGGGTGGAGTGGAGCTTGGCAATTCCGGCGCCTGCAGCAGGTACACAAGGGCCGGCCCATAAGCGCAACTCTAGCACACCCCGCATCCCGTTCCGGTCCGTAAAATAACCGTCAAATTGTGGGTCGAGGTTAGAAAATCCGcacgatcagaccccgcatcccgttcCGGTCCGTAAAATAACTGTTAAATTGTGGGTCAAGGTGAGAAAATCCGcacgatcagaccccgcatcccgtcccAGTCCGTAAATTTTTTTACAGGGCGCGGCAAATCTTCTCCCCAACCTCTATCTTCACGGGctgggaggccgacccgagctgAACCCTTATCCGGCGCGAGATTTGGTGGGAGGGACATTTCCGCGCGCCCTTTCCCCGCTCCCCGCACCCTCCGCCACCATTGCCCCCCCTCTGCAAGCTCTggttcctcctccccggccgttaCTCGCCGCCATGAAGGACCCCATGCTGTCTCCCGTCACCGTCGAGGTCGCGCATGCTCCTTCCCCTCGGGCGGATCTCGTCGCCCATGTTGcccccgccgccgtcgtccaAGCACACGTCGCGCCTTCTCGAAAGAGGCAGGGCAACGTGGTCGTGCAGGGTGGGAATCCAGCTGCCCCCGCCGCGACGGCTCGTGCTCCGGGCGCCAACGCCGCAGTGCGATCCCGGCCGGTGGCGGAGAAGGCCGGCAAGGCCGCAGGCGTAAAGCGGAGGAAGGTTCCGTCTTAAAGGAAACCACCTTATTCAACCTCTGACTTCACCCCCCCCCTCCGCaaggaggtgctccggcgatgcCGTTGAACGATCCCGCTCCCCCCGCGgccgaggtgttcgacgaaatggccggaaggtatgcCTCTTCGATCTTGACGATTCCCTTTCATTTTTGCCATTAGTCTCGATAGCTCGTGACTTGTTATCGTTCGCTATAGCGGTGGTCCGAACAATGCAACAACCGAGTTCATGAACATGTTGAACAcgaacgcggttgacattgtTCAAGCCTCTTTCGAACCATTCAACTACAATGAAACGGACGATGGCGTGGATGATCATGGTGCTGCGGACGAATAGGAGGAGATCGAAGCAGAAGCGTTTGAGCAATCGCTAGCAAAGAGTGGGAAAAGCCAAAGATCAAAGAACTACACTatcttggaagatcaagctttgatccaagcatggagtgCGGTGTTTCTTGATGCATGCACGGGTGTTTTTCAAACCGCCAAGAGATATTGACAAAGGATCGAAGACCAATACTTCCACATTATGAAAAAGTATCCTAATAGGACTGCACACACATTTCGGTCACTTCAAGAACGTTGGGAGAATATCAAGCCTATGTGCAGCcgttgggcagcttgcttggagTAAGTACGCAATGCACCTCCAAGTGGCACAGTGGAGTCCGACTATGTGAGTTTGTTTTTCCTTTGTTCAACTTGTGCATCATCATAATGTATCATGGGAAATGATTGCATCACTTTGTTCACATTTTGTAGGACAAGATTGCTCAACATAGATACaaggacatggaagcttcggaaggcaaattcttcaaattagagcattgttgggagttGCTCCAAAAGTGTGAGAAGTTGAAGTTGATCGACAAAGAATCCCCACCAAAGAGAGGTTCACTTATAAAcatggatgaagatgaggatgatgatggcccaagaaatTTGCACAAGCCCGATGACGACAAGAAGACTAAAGAGAAGATGAAGAGAGAGCAAGAAGGAGCGAGCTTGAGGGAGAAGATTGATGTCATGGTGCAATCAAACGAGTTGACGTTGTTGAAGTCGTTGGAGATCAAGAAAGAGTTGACCGAGAAAAGGCAAAAGAGAAGCAAGAAAAATGACAAATGCTCAAGGAAAAGGGGCTCCACAAAGCTGCCATTGAGGAGAGAAAAGCACGCGCCTCTGAAACCAAATCGATGTCATTATTGCTCGccgaggagaacaagatcatggtaatgaaccgcaatgacatggacgacctcaccaaaacatggcatgatatggcaaggagagagATCTTGAAGAGGAGAATGGTCGCCTCGGCCGGTCCGTGTTCCCGTTTCAGTGATGTTTTCTCTTCTTCATATGGTGCCAATGTGGATGATTTCGGTgcgggagttggaacaagcgacgGAGGTGGATTCAGTGGCGCCGATGAACTTCAATATGAACTCCATGACGCAGAGTGAAGATCGACCCCAAGATGATGCCGGACATGGGCGCAAACCTTTGCATGCCCTCTTTTACGTAATAAACTTCGTTTTTATTTGCGCTCAAACTGTTTATgttgtttgaatttgaatttgtttGCCAAACCCTATGTCAAATGCGAGATTTACAGTTTTTTGTTTGCGGATCGTCGCGGTGGAGCCCGAGCAGAACCCGCAGAAGCCGATTCGTAAAAAAACATATTCTGCGAATATACTTTTGTACGGATCCGTTTCAGGGGTCTGCATCTGTGTCAGCCCACGCCGGCCCACACAAACGGTTTTGCGTAAACTGCAAACATGTTTTACGGACCGATGGGATGCGGggtgtgctagagttgctctaagtgtAAAAATTCTGCACGAGCTAGGATACAAACCATGCGTCACGGGTTGTGTGTGATCAACGGGTAAACCAACCAGACCACCTCACTAGGTGTGATAACATACACATTTTTCATCCATTTATTAATTCctatttttcctttattttttctttgtCCTTTTGGTCTTTCTTTTTCCAAACTCGtaattgtatttttttcaaatagatGAACTTGTTTGCAAAATTCatgaaatgatttttgtaaactaATGAACTTTGTTTCACATTGCTGTATTTTATTCAAATTCGATGACTATTTTTGAATATtgaatattttttttcaaatttgatgaactttttttaaattcaatgaacttttttggaAAATCGATTAACTTTTTTCAATATTTATGATTTGTTTTTCCaattttatgaacttttttgcaaattcgatgaactttgtttgaaaattgattttttttaatttgatgCACATTTTTCGAAATCATTGAACTTTTTTATCAAAATTGGTGAACCTTTCTCAAATTTGATGAACGTTTTTCAAATGtgagtattttttattttcaaaatctgCGATCATTCTTCCAATTTAATGAACTAATTTGTAAAATTGCTGaccattttttttcaaaaatgaaTGGATTTTTTTCAGGTTTGTGAACTTCTCTTTCAAaatgaagattttttttttcaaatcatGATCATTTTTCCAAATAATTCAAAAGAATTATGTACCATAGATGAATGGTTCTATGTAATAAAATAACGCCGATGCCTTGTTATTACCTATTTGCCTCTGTTACTAATCACAAACGACAAGTAGCTCCTGTGGCTGGTGGCACATGTACTTGATTTCATGATGCTTAGTTCGATACATTTGGAGATCAATATTTTTGGTGTTTATTTTAGGTTTCGTGTTTGCTAGTCTGCGTGTTTTGCAGGTCGACCGGGGCGCTGCAGGCTACATCGCCGTATTAGGGTGTGTTTAGAAGCAGTTCCCATCCTATGCTAGTTGTTCCCATTTGAGACATGTTGAGTATATAAACATGCTCAGTACATGCAACTGCAGTTGTTTGGTAGCAGTGTATGTATTGACGCATGTTGAACTGAGATTGTGTTTGGTAGGCTGCATCAAACGAGACATGTTATGCCAAGACTGTGTTTGGTAGCATGTATCTGAGCTAGGTTGCATGAATATATTTTTTGACGCCAAGACAATATTGACACAACATATCAACATTTTAGGGAACAATTCCGACAAAAATATTACCATGACGAGAAAATCAACAATTGACATAACACATATAATAACATGCTGCCCACGGTTATCCGCGGTGTTTGTTGTCTAGCCCTTCTAAACATGACCATCATGTAAGCATAACACCCAATCACTAGACCAACTCCTCTCACAATTAGCTGCCTTCGTTTTCTTGCCATCTCATCCATCTATTATAATACAAACAAATTCAATCTTAGTAGCAAAATATGTAAAAAAACGAAACTTAACAAATTCAATCTTGTATCTGCATCTGAAAAACACTCTGCATTTGAACTTTGCTTTTAATAAAAGAGAATGACTCAAATACAACTATGGCAGCTTCTGTTCAGGAAAGCCAGGGGGAGGGGTGGAGGCGCCAGCGTGCCGGCAAGCCGGCGGCCTCAGCCTGGTGGAGGGGGAGGGGTGGATGGTGGAGGCGACGGTAGGCCGGCGAGCCGGCGGCTTCGGCCTCGTGGAGGGGAGGGGGAAGAGGAGGGTGGCTACCTGTGCTGGGGAGGCGACGACGGGCCGGCGGGACGGCGGGGAAGGGTCGGCGGGACGGCGGGACGGCGGGGAGGGGCCGGTGGCGCGCCCTTCTGGCGGCTAGGTCGGGAGGGGGAGTGGGCCGGCTCCCTTCTGGCGGCTAGgtcgggaggaggaggacgagagggAGGGGAGCGCTGCATGGGTCGGGGGCTCGGGGCAGTGGGTCGAACAGAGCTAAGCTCAGCCCAGCTCGCCTCTACGCGGGTGCTCTCCTCAGCCTCGTTCTGGACGTTTTTTTTGCATCAAGTGGACTATGCTCAGGAGAGCCCATACAACCTACCAAACATCTAAAAGTGGGTTGGGGAGGGAACTTTTTAGTctcatgcacccttgtgcatgctaccaaacacacccttaggcTCCGACGGAGCTATGCTTTACTGAACATTAAGAATGTTCACATGAATAAGATCTCCATCATGTCTTCATCGTTGATCCGCAAAATTCATCCCGCATATGTCCGCGGATCGAGGGATCAATTAGgtcccactagtagaaaacatgcctTTGGATcgaagcattagtcccggttgactTTTGGACCAGGACTAATGTTGccactagtcccggttcatgaggctaGGCTTTAGTTCCGGTTTATTTGTGACCTCTAGTCCTGGTTGGTGTTATCAACCGGTAGTAAAGGGGTGGTGGTAGGCTGGGGCCCCTGCGAGCccatttagtcctggtttgtaaCACCAACCGGAATTAGAGGtgaacatttagtcccggttggctatacaaaccgagactaaagatctCCCTGTATAAGCACTTCGTCGAGACCGAGCTTATTTCTCTAGTTTCTCCATTCCCCCCCTCTGTTCTTCCCCTTAGCTCAAGCTCATCCTCCATATTTTCCAAGATTTGAGACACTCCATCTCTCCCAGTGTttacaaaggttagcaactttatcCTTTCATCTTTCATTGGTAGATTAGatcgtgcaatgctctataagtatagtgatttatGGGTTTTAGTTTGGGGAGTAATTTTTTGGGAGTTTATTTGaattatatgcaatttgagcttaaATTAACTTCCTATTTGCATATATGTAGGTGtagtttacttagtgccttcccgttCCCGTTCTAACCACCATCGATCGCCTGCACCGCCCCGACGCCGACACCAGcttggtgatcctcttgttcttatcctttttatacaagaaaaatcttatttgtataatttagatagttttcttacctgtatgattgtttgttatacatagtgccatggtcttgatatccgtccagccctcgtccggtttatgattcggatgtggtatattctcttctATAAGTATTTGTTTCATTTctcgtttatgacaattatgtccATCaggttgacatagatatttttatcttggaggtatgtgaaccggaaattgcaaccgaccctcttgccgagaagttaaatttacttaaaaaagaaaaggagtatttgaaagaaaaattgaaaagaattgaagaagagaagatgaaatcgaAGTTGtatgttgtcgatgtcgtcgatgatcacgagatcaagatggatgcaatgcgcttgaagattagaaagattagaaaatatgccggtAATAAAGATGCCTGGTATCACTATGTTGTtgcatcaattgttaccttagttgcgatcttgatcgcatttgtCGTTGCATctaaatgctttagctagatactcgtgtatgttattttatgagaataagtgtgtatggactttatgtatgaacttgtattaatttggtctttttgGTCTTGTGTAGTAAAGATGAACCGAcagtggatgtacggtgaccgacgctctCCCCAGTTCATTGATATCTTGCAAAGTTTTCTACGTGCAATTGAGGCAAATGAACGAGATGGTTTTATGACTTTTCCATGTGCTGTCTGTAAAaatgataaaacttactctaagtcaagagtcattcacgtccacctgtctacgtccggtttcatgtccggctataactattggaccaagcatggagaaagaggggttctaatggaaaagaatgaagaagaagaggatgatgacggcTATCCTTTGTTCCCTGAATACGATGAtactacaatgggggaagaaggtGAAGTAGAGGCACCAGATGAGCCCCCTGATGATTTTGGTTACGCATTGCCGATGCAAAGAGAAACTACGCAAGTAaaaaggagaagttgaagttgcagcgcatgttagaggatcacaagaaattgttgtacccaaattgcgaagatgacaagaagaagctcggtaccacacttgaATTGCTACAATGGAAGGCaaagaatggtgtatctgacaagggttttgaaaagttgttgaaaatgttaaagaagatgctttCAAAGGACAACTagttgcccgacagtacgtacgaagcaaagagggctatcttcctgttggggaacgtcgcatgggaaacaaaatttttcctacgcgcacgaagacctatcatggtgatgtccatctacgagaggggatgagtgatctacgtactcttgtagaccgtacagcagaagcgttagagaacgcggttgatgtagtggaacgtcctcacgtccctcgatccgccccgcgaacaatcccgcgatcagtcccacgatctagtatcgaacggacggcacctccgcgttcagcacacgtacagctcgacgatgatctcggccttcttgatccagcaagagagacggagaggtagaagagttctccggcagcgtgacggcgctccggaggttggtggtgaccttgtctcagcagggctccgcccgagctccgcagaaacgcgatctagaggaaaaaccgtggaggtatgtggtcgggctgccgtggaaaagtcgtctcaaatcagccctaaaacctctgtatatataggtgggagggagggggccttgccttggggctcaaggagccccaagggggtcggccgagtccaagggggaggactctcccccccaaaccgagttggactaggtttggtgggagggagtcccccttccttcccacctcccctttttttttctttctctcttgattttcttctccttggcgcatagggcacttgtgggctgtcccaccagcccactaagggctggtgtgtctcccccaaggcctatgggcttccccggggtgggttgcccccccccccccccggtgaactcccggaacccattcgtcattcccggtacattcccggtaactccgaaaac
This window encodes:
- the LOC123428897 gene encoding uncharacterized protein LOC123428897, with the translated sequence MAFPKESIVVQSNQHGRVPNGRLGERPMASMVLGLVLALDLLAFVLAIAGELPRRTAYVNVLVFDDEPERPFCLYGHETDASAWYGPGALLLLMAGQAVAMAASRCFCYGRALKPSRWRSFSGIFFILSW